A genomic window from Silene latifolia isolate original U9 population chromosome Y, ASM4854445v1, whole genome shotgun sequence includes:
- the LOC141630015 gene encoding uncharacterized protein LOC141630015, whose amino-acid sequence MSDRSWMYKRLNGKYLSNNFVKEVDEFIKLASQQKSFKKSSKLKSPCIKCDNRTYLDVDTIKLHLYKEGFSPGYTRWVCHGERFPQAENVVDESLSFSAEPYSFYDMVMDASGSNIDNRQRDDVEEEPNAESKKKFDMLKRAEAPLYEGCKLSILEAASRLTNFKCEFKIPHRAIDNIASLLKDMCPTDNKMTDTYSKTKKLLEGLELPCQKIDVCPTGDMLYWNEDEKLNRCRICNNDRYRKNKIPEKVLTYFSLTPRLQRLYATKGVAEDMRWHTKNTNGSGLMSHPSDGKSWQNFNETYPEFSAEPRNVRLGLCTDGFAPFGMSGTSYSCWPVILTPYNLPPWLCMKRQFMFLTLLIPGPKSPKGNLDVYLQPLIAELKDLWEMGALTYDVSKKTFPYEGSYYVNY is encoded by the coding sequence ATGTCTGATCGTTCATGGATGTACAAAAGATTAAATGGAAAATATCTATCAAATAACTTTGTTAAAGAAGTGGATGAATTTATAAAATTAGCATCTCAACAAAAGAGTTTCAAAAAGTCATCAAAACTGAAAAGCCCTTGTATTAAGTGTGACAATAGGACCTATTTGGATGTCGACACTATCAAGTTACATTTGTACAAGGAAGGGTTTAGTCCAGGCTATACTCGTTGGGTTTGTCATGGGGAGAGatttccccaagcagaaaatgtcGTTGACGAGTCATTGTCATTTAGTGCTGAGCCTTATTCCTTTTATGATATGGTTATGGATGCATCGGGTTCTAATATCGATAATAGACAAAGAGACGATGTTGAAGAGGAACCTAATGctgaatcaaaaaaaaaatttgatatGTTGAAAAGGGCTGAAGCGCCCTTATATGAGGGGTGTAAGTTATCAATTTTAGAAGCTGCCTCAAGACTTACAAATTTTAAATGTGAGTTCAAAATTCCTCATAGAGCCATAGATAACATAGCTTCCTTGCTAAAAGATATGTGTCCCACTGATAACAAGATGACTGACACTTACTCTAAAACAAAGAAGTTGCTTGAAGGGCTGGAACTTCCATGTCAGAAAATTGATGTGTGCCCCACCGGAGACATGTTATATTGGAATGAAGATGAAAAATTAAACCGATGTCGAATATGTAACAATGATCGATATAGAAAGAATAAAATACCGGAAAAGGTACTAACATATTTCTCATTAACACCTAGGCTGCAAAGACTTTATGCAACTAAGGGTGTTGCTGAAGACATGAGGTGGCACACAAAAAACACTAATGGTAGTGGTCTAATGTCACATCCATCTGATGGGAAGTCATGGCAAAACTTTAATGAAACATATCCAGAATTTTCGGCTGAGCCACGTAACGTTAGATTAGGATTGTGTACAGATGGGTTTGCTCCATTTGGAATGTCTGGGACATCATATTCATGTTGGCCAGTTATCCTAACCCCTTATAATTTACCACCATGGCTCTGtatgaaaagacaatttatgtttCTTACTTTGTTAATTCCTGGTCCTAAATCACCTAAAGGAAACCTAGATGTATATCTACAACCGTTGATTGCAGAGCTTAAGGATTTGTGGGAAATGGGAGCTTTAACTTATGATGTCTCAAAAAAAACATTTCCTTATGAGGGCAGCTATTATGTGAACTATTAG